In Apium graveolens cultivar Ventura chromosome 10, ASM990537v1, whole genome shotgun sequence, the following are encoded in one genomic region:
- the LOC141692388 gene encoding oxysterol-binding protein-related protein 3C-like isoform X2: MGSPEKKVSSGFLSAMSSSFSRFGIAMGRSVNGLLGYEGVEVINPEGGKEDAEEEAQRGRWKQEERESYWKMMQNYIGSDITSMVTLPVMIFEPMTMIQKMAELMEYCHLLDQADECEDPYMRLVYASSWAISVYFAYQRTWKPFNPILGETYELVNHNDITFIAEQVCHHPPMSAGHAENKHFTYDITSKLKTKLLGNSVDVYPLGRTRVSLKRDGVVLDLVPPPTKVNNLIFGRTWIDSPGEMVMTNMTTGDKVVLYFQPCGWFGAGRYEVDGYVYNADEEPKILMTGKYNASMSYQPCDMEGEPLPDTELKEFGGEAEGRKEDAGSKR; this comes from the exons ATGGGTAGTCCAGAGAAGAAAGTGAGCAGCGGGTTCTTGTCAGCTATGAGTTCTAGTTTTTCAAGATTTGGGATTGCTATGGGAAGATCTGTTAACGG GTTACTTGGTTATGAAGGGGTGGAGGTTATAAATCCAGAAGGCGGGAAAGAAGATGCAGAAGAAGAAGCTCAGAGAGGAAGATGGAAGCAAGAG GAACGCGAAAGTTATTGGAAAATGATGCAAAATTATATTGGGTCAGATATAACCTCTATGGTCACTCTTCCTGTCATGATATTTGAGCCAATGACAATGATTCAGAAAATGGCAGAG CTAATGGAATACTGTCATCTACTAGACCAAGCAGATGAATGTGAAGATCCGTACATGCGATTGGTTTATGCAT CATCATGGGCAATCTCTGTATACTTTGCTTACCAACGCACCTGGAAACCTTTTAATCCTATACTTGGAGAGACTTATGAACTGGTCAATCACAATGACATTACATTCATTGCTGAACAG GTGTGTCATCATCCTCCAATGAGTGCGGGCCATGCTGAAAATAAGCATTTTACATATGATATAACTTCAAAGTTGAAAACTAAGCTATTGGGCAATTCAGTAGATGTATATCCACTTGGAAG GACACGTGTATCACTTAAAAGAGATGGTGTAGTCCTTGATTTAGTTCCACCTCCTACGAAAGTCAACAACTTGATATTTGGACGAACATGGATAGATTCACCGGGAGAGATGGTTATGACAAATATGACTACCGGAGACAAAGTTGTACTCTATTTTCAACCGTGTGGCTGGTTTGG TGCTGGTCGATATGAAGTTGATGGGTATGTGTATAATGCTGATGAAGAACCTAAAATATTGATGACCGGTAAATATAATGCATCCATGAGTTATCAACCATGCGATATGGAAGGGGAACCACTTCCAGACACAGAACTGAAAGAG